One segment of Scyliorhinus torazame isolate Kashiwa2021f chromosome 14, sScyTor2.1, whole genome shotgun sequence DNA contains the following:
- the LOC140390094 gene encoding class I histocompatibility antigen, F10 alpha chain-like, translating to MHRDEKDGEMYSSGVRPNHDGTYQMEKRTEYDTESAKYSCKVDHSGLTEPMILFYEPKADSMVPVIVGVVIAVLVLIALAIVGVVIYKKKAGKKTGYNPAKTSDKGDSSSNSSTNATA from the exons ATGCACAGAGATGAGAAAGATGGCGAGATGTATTCCAGTGGGGTCCGGCCTAATCATGACGGCACTTACCAGATGGAAAAACGCACTGAATACGACACTGAATCGGCCAAGTACTCCTGTAAGGTGGATCACAGTGGATTGACTGAGCCGATGATCCTGTTTTATG AGCCGAAGGCTGACTCCATGGTCCCAGTTATTGTTGGTGTTGTCATTGCTGTTCTGGTGCTCATCGCTCTCGCCATTGTGGGTGTCGTCATCTACAAAAAGAAAG CAGGGAAGAAGACTGGCTACAATCCAGCAAAGA CTTCTGACAAAGGTGATTCCTCATCAAACTCTTCAACCAATGCCACTGCCTAA